In one Rutidosis leptorrhynchoides isolate AG116_Rl617_1_P2 chromosome 8, CSIRO_AGI_Rlap_v1, whole genome shotgun sequence genomic region, the following are encoded:
- the LOC139864295 gene encoding uncharacterized protein codes for MKALLKDLPTLTAPIAGETLILYLAVSREAISSVLVAERGDTQMPIYFVSKALSGSELNYRPIEKLVYALVVTARRLCRYFQAHPITMLTDQPIRQLLYKPEILVIDDPEQLPASPLELWELYTDGAKSSKGAGAGLILTGPHQEEHTYALRFNFKVTNNEAEYEALLAGMHIARELGIKKLQAYVDSQLVANQINGTFDANEKSMQSYLALVHSLADAFVDFRISQIPRS; via the exons ATGAAGGCACTCCTCAAAGACCTCCCGACGTTAACAGCGCCGATTGCAGGCGAAACCCTGATACTTTACCTCGCGGTGTCTAGGGAGGCTATTAGCTCCGTTTTAGTTGCTGAACGAGGGGACACCCAAATGCCAATTTACTTCGTCAGCAAAGCGCTGTCAGGAAGCGAGCTGAATTATCGCCCCATCGAAAAACTTGTGTACGCGCTCGTCGTCACTGCCCGACGTCTGTGCAGATACTTCCAAGCACATCCGATAACGATGCTCACTGATCAGCCTATTCGACAGCTACTCTATAAGCCCGAGATATTGG TGATAGACGACCCTGAACAGCTTCCCGCGTCCCCGCTCGAACTGTGGGAGCTCTATACCGACGGCGCGAAAAGCTCTAAAGGCGCTGGCGCAGGATTAATCCTTACAGGTCCACATcaagaagagcatacatacgcattaCGATTTAACTTTAAGGTGACAAACAACGAGGCAGAGTATGAGGCGCTGTTAGCAGGAATGCACATAGCTCGAGAGCTAGGAATAAAGAAGCTGCAAGCTTACGTGGATTCACAGCTAGTTGCCAACCAGATAAACGGCACCTTTGACGCCAACGAAAAATCCATGCAATCATACCTGGCTCTGGTTCATTCTCTAGCCGACGCGTTCGTCGACTTCAGGATCAGCCAAATTCCCAGGAGCTAG